The Metabacillus schmidteae genome has a segment encoding these proteins:
- a CDS encoding DUF2529 domain-containing protein, which translates to MMKIFTTQLTGHFNRILEQEELSIEDSARLLAQALIGEGKLYIYGYNELHSIVLEAENSSEPFLRTEALLDENGQMKELSQEDRVLLFSYRSTDSDAITLAKKLTDLGIPTVGISASIKGEDSGLEAVTDFHIDTKLRQALIPGDDGQRYGYPALMTALYVYYSLKFTLNEILSEYDEE; encoded by the coding sequence ATGATGAAAATTTTCACAACACAATTAACCGGACATTTCAACCGAATCTTAGAGCAAGAGGAATTATCTATAGAGGATAGTGCCAGACTATTGGCGCAAGCATTGATAGGAGAAGGGAAACTATATATTTATGGATACAATGAGCTCCATAGCATTGTCTTAGAGGCGGAAAATAGTAGTGAGCCGTTCCTTCGTACAGAAGCTCTTCTTGATGAAAATGGCCAGATGAAAGAGCTGTCTCAGGAAGACCGGGTTCTACTTTTTTCTTATCGTTCAACCGATTCTGATGCCATTACACTAGCAAAAAAACTAACTGACCTGGGAATTCCAACTGTTGGCATATCTGCTAGTATAAAAGGGGAAGACTCCGGATTAGAAGCTGTAACAGACTTTCATATTGATACAAAATTGCGCCAAGCATTAATCCCTGGTGATGATGGACAAAGATATGGCTACCCTGCACTTATGACAGCTTTATATGTTTATTATTCTCTAAAGTTTACACTGAATGAAATTTTAAGTGAATATGACGAGGAGTAA
- a CDS encoding LacI family DNA-binding transcriptional regulator yields the protein MNLTIKDIAEMAGVSPGTVSKVINNYSGISENTRKKVMDIITETGYQPTFFAKALATKKSNLIGLIHAGKVNVDFTHPFFNEVVTSFKKVIGLLGYDIIMFSNEQFSKDHGSYLARCRHFHVDGCVIISGEDIEDDIYELVREGIPCLGIDLELQGPKASYVMSDNVNLTKNVVQHFYAQGIRDIGFIGGREHNLITELREQGFKEAMNQLGLSIKPSWIQYGDFKEESGYHAMNKILEKQTYPKAVFAASDLMAFGAIEAIKNHGLHVPEDISVIGCDDIDACRYSTPKLSTVKQNKEQLGKLAANMLNDLIHGKKDLKPVLIDTELIIRESSER from the coding sequence ATGAACCTAACGATAAAAGATATTGCGGAGATGGCTGGAGTTTCCCCGGGAACTGTATCAAAAGTTATTAATAACTATAGCGGCATCAGTGAAAACACAAGGAAAAAAGTAATGGACATCATCACTGAAACCGGATATCAGCCAACCTTTTTTGCCAAAGCCTTAGCAACTAAAAAGTCAAATTTGATAGGCCTAATACATGCCGGAAAAGTAAATGTAGACTTCACACACCCTTTTTTTAATGAAGTTGTGACATCCTTTAAAAAGGTTATTGGATTATTAGGCTATGATATTATCATGTTTTCGAACGAACAATTTTCCAAAGATCACGGAAGTTATTTAGCCAGATGTAGACATTTTCATGTGGATGGCTGTGTCATTATTTCGGGTGAAGATATCGAGGATGATATTTACGAGCTTGTAAGGGAAGGTATCCCTTGTCTCGGCATTGACTTAGAGTTACAAGGACCAAAAGCAAGCTATGTCATGAGTGACAATGTGAATCTCACTAAAAATGTGGTGCAACACTTTTATGCACAAGGAATTCGTGATATTGGTTTTATCGGTGGAAGAGAGCATAATCTTATTACTGAGCTCCGTGAACAAGGATTTAAAGAAGCGATGAACCAACTAGGACTCAGCATAAAACCAAGCTGGATTCAATATGGTGATTTCAAAGAAGAAAGTGGCTATCACGCCATGAACAAAATACTAGAGAAGCAAACATATCCGAAAGCAGTTTTTGCTGCTTCTGATTTAATGGCATTTGGTGCAATTGAAGCCATTAAGAATCATGGGCTACATGTTCCAGAAGATATTTCCGTCATTGGGTGTGATGACATAGATGCCTGTCGATACAGCACCCCCAAGCTTTCAACAGTTAAGCAAAATAAAGAGCAATTAGGAAAGCTTGCCGCGAATATGTTAAACGACTTAATTCATGGAAAAAAGGACTTAAAGCCTGTATTAATTGACACCGAACTTATCATAAGGGAATCAAGTGAAAGATAA
- a CDS encoding CTP synthase: MTKYIFVTGGVVSSLGKGITAASLGRLLKNRGMSVTIQKFDPYINVDPGTMSPYQHGEVFVTGDGAETDLDLGHYERFIDVNLTKFNNVTTGRIYSTVLKKERRGDYLGGTVQVIPHITNEIKDRVFRAGKETGADVVITEIGGTVGDIESLPFLEAIRQIKSDIGRDNVMYIHCTLVPYIKAAGELKTKPTQHSVKELRSLGIQPNIIVVRTEMPISQDMKDKIALFCDIDTNAVIECRDAETLYSIPLDLQEQNLDTIVCNHLKLNCNEADMTEWKELVERVTNLSKTTKIGLVGKYVELQDAYISVVEALRHAGYAFDSDIEIKWVNAEQLTNENLEVELSDVDGILVPGGFGDRGVEGKILATTYARENKVPFLGICLGMQVASIEYARNVLGLEGANSSEIDPNTKYPVIDLLPEQKDIEDLGGTLRLGLSPSKLQEGTRAFEAYQDEVIYERHRHRYEFNNEYRQAMEDAGFVFSGTTPDGRLVEIVELKDHPWFVASQFHPEFTSRPTKPQPLFRDFVRASLTASEKL; encoded by the coding sequence ATGACAAAGTATATTTTTGTAACAGGTGGCGTTGTGTCATCTCTAGGAAAAGGGATCACCGCAGCATCACTGGGTAGATTATTAAAAAATCGCGGCATGAGTGTAACAATTCAAAAATTCGATCCTTACATAAATGTTGACCCGGGGACAATGAGTCCTTACCAGCATGGGGAAGTGTTTGTGACAGGAGACGGCGCTGAAACTGACCTGGACTTAGGTCACTATGAGCGTTTCATTGATGTAAACTTAACAAAATTCAACAACGTGACAACAGGAAGAATTTATTCAACTGTCCTAAAGAAAGAACGACGCGGTGATTATCTTGGAGGAACTGTACAAGTTATTCCACATATCACTAATGAAATCAAAGACCGTGTTTTCCGTGCCGGGAAAGAAACAGGTGCAGACGTTGTTATTACAGAAATCGGTGGAACAGTTGGGGATATTGAATCACTTCCATTCCTTGAAGCCATTCGCCAAATTAAAAGTGATATCGGACGGGACAATGTAATGTACATCCACTGTACACTTGTACCGTATATTAAAGCTGCAGGTGAACTAAAAACAAAACCAACACAACATAGTGTAAAAGAATTACGCAGCTTAGGAATTCAACCAAATATCATCGTTGTTCGTACAGAAATGCCAATCTCTCAAGACATGAAAGACAAAATTGCATTATTCTGTGACATCGATACAAATGCGGTTATTGAATGTCGTGATGCAGAAACTCTTTACTCTATTCCTTTAGATCTTCAAGAGCAAAACTTAGACACAATTGTGTGTAATCACTTAAAACTTAACTGCAATGAAGCAGATATGACAGAATGGAAAGAGCTTGTAGAGCGTGTAACAAATCTTTCTAAAACAACAAAAATTGGCCTTGTGGGGAAATATGTTGAACTTCAAGATGCTTATATTTCTGTTGTGGAAGCACTTCGTCATGCAGGCTATGCATTTGATTCCGATATCGAAATTAAATGGGTAAATGCAGAACAATTAACAAATGAAAACTTAGAAGTTGAATTATCAGATGTTGATGGTATTTTAGTACCTGGCGGATTTGGTGATCGTGGAGTTGAAGGAAAAATCCTTGCAACAACATATGCACGTGAAAACAAAGTCCCATTCTTAGGCATTTGCTTAGGTATGCAGGTTGCATCAATCGAGTATGCACGTAATGTACTAGGGTTGGAAGGTGCAAACTCATCTGAAATTGATCCAAACACCAAATACCCTGTTATCGATCTTTTACCTGAACAAAAGGATATTGAAGATTTAGGCGGAACACTACGTCTTGGCTTATCTCCAAGTAAGCTTCAAGAAGGAACACGTGCATTTGAAGCATACCAGGATGAGGTAATCTATGAGCGTCATCGTCACCGTTATGAATTTAATAATGAATATCGTCAAGCTATGGAAGACGCTGGCTTTGTATTCTCAGGAACAACTCCTGATGGTCGTTTAGTGGAAATCGTTGAGCTTAAAGACCACCCATGGTTCGTAGCATCACAGTTCCATCCGGAATTCACATCAAGACCAACAAAACCACAACCATTATTCCGTGACTTTGTTCGCGCGTCTTTAACAGCATCAGAAAAATTATAA
- the rpoE gene encoding DNA-directed RNA polymerase subunit delta — MSLKQLTDEQIKEMAMVEVAYELFEDSKKPYVFSELVEEIKGLLGLTQQQVEDKIAQFYTDINIDGRFICVGENMWGLRTWYPYEQIEEEIVPVAKTKKKKAKKTDDEDDLDEAYDELEDDLDYDDLDDFDDTDEDEDDDFDDLDDTDDDDDDDDDLDDDDLIDDDEEYDLDEEDDEDEDEDFDELEDEEK, encoded by the coding sequence TTGAGTCTAAAACAATTAACAGACGAACAAATAAAAGAAATGGCGATGGTAGAAGTTGCCTATGAGCTTTTTGAAGATAGCAAAAAGCCTTATGTTTTCAGTGAATTAGTAGAGGAAATAAAAGGCCTATTAGGTTTAACACAACAGCAAGTTGAAGATAAAATCGCACAATTCTATACAGACATTAACATTGATGGCCGTTTTATTTGTGTAGGTGAGAACATGTGGGGACTGCGTACTTGGTATCCTTATGAGCAAATTGAAGAAGAAATTGTCCCTGTTGCAAAAACGAAGAAGAAAAAAGCTAAGAAAACTGATGATGAAGACGATCTGGATGAAGCATACGATGAGCTTGAGGATGATCTGGATTATGATGATTTGGATGACTTCGATGACACAGATGAAGACGAAGATGACGATTTCGATGATCTAGATGATACAGATGATGACGATGACGATGATGATGACCTGGATGATGACGATCTCATTGACGATGATGAAGAATACGATTTAGATGAAGAAGATGATGAAGACGAAGATGAAGACTTCGACGAGCTGGAAGACGAAGAAAAATAA
- the icmF gene encoding fused isobutyryl-CoA mutase/GTPase IcmF — protein MAVAKAYKPTHAIRFVTASSLFDGHDASINIMRRILQASGAEVIHLGHNRSVEEIVSAAIQEDVQGIAISSYQGGHVEFFKYMYDLLQEKGAGHIRLYGGGGGVIIPREIKELHEYGIARIFSPEDGRELGLQGMINYMLKECDFSPVGQDNIRIDQVTSGDPKTVAKLISYAETKISGEALPEKVESLLREIHSQTKKIPVLGITGTGGAGKSSLTDELIRRFLNEIEDIRIAVLSVDPTKQKTGGALLGDRIRMNAIFSPQVFMRSLATRQSKSEISLAIHDAISVVKVAGFDLVIVETSGIGQGDAEIAEICDLSMYVMTSEFGAPSQLEKIDMLDYADLVVINKFERKGSEDAKRQVQKQYQRSRMLFDKDLDDMPIFGTIASQFNDLGTNTLFAKILELINEKAGFHWQSTLPVVKEVEKQNVIIPPERRYYLREISETVRTYHHQSEKQADIATKLFQVKGALEALADQEKNEEVVTSLQALQNKLEHQLTPRSKELLANWASLREKYAQTEFTTIIRNKEIITKLRTTSLSGLSIPKVALPRYTNDGDILAWLYRENVPGAFPFTAGVFPFKREGEDPKRQFAGEGTPARTNRRFHYLSKDDSAKRLSTAFDSVTLYGEDPAYRPDIYGKIGESGVSVCTLEDMKKLYDGFDLCAPSTSVSMTINGPAPIILAMFMNTAIDQQIKKKEAEVGRTLTGQEENEVKAYTLQTVRGTVQADILKEDQGQNTCIFSTEFALRLMGDIQQYFIDHKVRNYYSVSISGYHIAEAGANPISQLAFTLSNGFTYVEYYLSRGMDIDSFASNLSFFFSNGLDPEYTVIGRVARRIWATVMRDKYGANERSQKLKYHIQTSGRSLHAQEIDFNDIRTTLQALMALHDNCNSLHTNAYDEAITTPTEESVRRAMAIQMIITKEHGLTKNENPLQGSFIVEELTDLVEEAVLQEFDRINERGGVLGAMETQYQRGKIQDESMYYEMKKHTGELPIIGVNTYLNPNPPSEEMMDTMELARASKEEKETQIQNLKAFHQTHKHEVNEALTKLKQTAIHNGNIFAELMETVKIASLGQITKALYEVGGQYRRNM, from the coding sequence ATGGCAGTAGCTAAAGCTTATAAGCCAACACATGCGATTCGATTTGTCACAGCTTCAAGCTTGTTTGATGGTCATGATGCATCAATCAATATTATGCGGAGGATTTTACAGGCAAGCGGAGCAGAAGTGATTCACTTAGGACATAATCGTTCCGTAGAAGAAATCGTATCTGCTGCGATTCAAGAGGATGTCCAAGGAATTGCGATTTCCTCTTATCAAGGCGGACATGTTGAATTTTTCAAATACATGTATGATTTGCTGCAGGAAAAAGGAGCGGGTCACATTCGTCTCTATGGTGGCGGTGGAGGCGTGATTATTCCCAGAGAAATAAAAGAGCTTCATGAGTATGGAATCGCAAGAATTTTTTCACCAGAGGACGGTCGGGAGCTTGGTCTACAGGGGATGATTAATTATATGTTAAAGGAATGTGATTTTTCTCCGGTAGGTCAAGATAATATTAGGATCGATCAGGTAACATCAGGTGATCCAAAAACGGTGGCGAAGCTGATCTCCTATGCAGAAACCAAAATTTCGGGTGAAGCATTACCTGAAAAAGTAGAGTCTCTACTCAGGGAAATTCACTCTCAAACTAAAAAAATACCTGTGCTTGGTATTACAGGAACTGGCGGAGCAGGAAAAAGCTCGTTAACAGATGAATTAATTAGACGTTTTCTCAATGAAATAGAGGACATTCGAATCGCTGTTTTGTCTGTGGATCCTACAAAACAAAAAACAGGTGGAGCATTACTAGGAGATCGAATTCGGATGAATGCTATTTTCTCGCCTCAGGTATTTATGAGAAGCTTGGCAACCCGTCAGTCAAAGTCAGAGATTTCACTAGCGATTCATGATGCAATTTCCGTTGTGAAGGTAGCCGGATTTGACCTTGTCATAGTGGAAACGAGTGGAATCGGTCAAGGTGATGCCGAGATAGCTGAAATATGTGATCTTTCAATGTATGTGATGACAAGTGAATTTGGAGCACCATCTCAATTAGAAAAAATCGATATGCTCGATTATGCTGACCTGGTCGTCATTAATAAATTTGAGCGTAAAGGTTCAGAGGACGCAAAACGCCAAGTCCAGAAGCAATACCAACGCAGTCGAATGCTATTTGATAAAGATTTAGATGACATGCCCATTTTTGGCACCATTGCAAGTCAGTTTAATGATCTGGGAACAAATACTTTATTTGCGAAAATTTTAGAGCTAATTAATGAAAAGGCAGGCTTTCATTGGCAATCAACATTACCTGTTGTAAAAGAGGTTGAAAAGCAAAATGTCATTATCCCGCCGGAAAGAAGATATTACCTGCGGGAAATTAGTGAAACCGTCAGAACCTATCATCACCAGTCAGAAAAGCAAGCTGATATTGCGACAAAACTCTTTCAAGTAAAGGGAGCATTGGAAGCATTAGCGGATCAAGAAAAAAATGAAGAAGTTGTGACTTCATTACAGGCTCTTCAAAATAAGCTTGAACACCAGCTGACCCCACGATCGAAGGAATTATTAGCGAATTGGGCAAGTTTGAGAGAAAAGTATGCACAAACTGAATTTACAACCATCATACGCAACAAAGAAATTATCACAAAGCTGCGAACAACATCACTCTCAGGGCTTTCAATACCAAAGGTTGCGTTACCGAGATACACAAATGACGGCGATATTTTAGCTTGGCTGTACAGAGAAAATGTACCAGGAGCATTTCCTTTTACAGCTGGAGTTTTTCCATTTAAACGTGAAGGTGAGGATCCGAAAAGACAATTTGCTGGTGAAGGAACACCTGCAAGGACAAACCGGCGCTTTCATTATTTATCAAAAGATGATTCAGCAAAGCGTCTGAGTACAGCCTTTGACTCTGTGACATTATATGGAGAAGATCCTGCTTACCGACCAGATATATATGGGAAAATTGGAGAAAGTGGTGTGAGTGTATGTACACTTGAAGATATGAAAAAGCTGTATGATGGCTTTGACTTATGTGCACCATCCACCTCTGTTTCGATGACAATTAACGGTCCTGCGCCTATTATTTTGGCAATGTTTATGAACACGGCAATTGATCAGCAAATAAAAAAGAAGGAAGCTGAGGTTGGTCGTACGCTAACAGGTCAGGAGGAAAACGAAGTAAAGGCGTACACCCTCCAAACAGTGAGAGGAACGGTCCAGGCTGATATTTTAAAAGAAGATCAAGGTCAAAACACATGTATTTTTTCAACGGAATTTGCCTTAAGACTGATGGGAGATATCCAGCAATACTTTATTGATCATAAAGTGAGAAATTACTACTCAGTTTCCATCTCCGGCTATCATATTGCAGAAGCGGGCGCAAATCCTATTTCTCAGCTGGCATTTACCCTTTCCAATGGATTCACATATGTAGAATATTATTTAAGCAGAGGGATGGATATCGATTCTTTCGCGTCAAATCTGTCTTTCTTTTTTAGTAATGGATTGGACCCTGAATATACCGTAATCGGCCGGGTGGCCAGAAGAATTTGGGCCACTGTCATGAGAGATAAGTACGGTGCAAATGAACGAAGTCAAAAATTAAAGTATCATATCCAAACATCAGGACGCTCTTTACATGCACAGGAAATTGATTTTAATGATATTCGCACAACCCTGCAAGCATTAATGGCTCTTCATGACAATTGCAACTCTCTCCACACAAATGCCTATGATGAAGCCATTACTACGCCAACAGAGGAATCGGTTCGTCGTGCGATGGCCATTCAAATGATCATTACAAAAGAGCATGGATTAACAAAAAATGAAAACCCGCTTCAAGGATCCTTTATAGTAGAAGAATTAACAGATTTAGTAGAAGAAGCGGTCCTGCAGGAATTTGATCGAATCAATGAACGCGGCGGTGTGCTGGGGGCGATGGAAACTCAATATCAACGCGGGAAAATTCAGGATGAATCAATGTACTACGAAATGAAAAAACATACTGGGGAACTGCCAATTATCGGGGTCAACACCTACTTAAACCCAAATCCTCCATCAGAGGAAATGATGGATACAATGGAACTTGCCCGCGCATCCAAAGAGGAAAAAGAAACCCAAATTCAAAACCTTAAAGCATTCCATCAAACACATAAACACGAAGTAAACGAAGCATTAACCAAATTAAAACAAACAGCCATCCATAACGGCAATATCTTTGCCGAACTAATGGAAACAGTAAAAATAGCAAGCCTCGGCCAAATCACCAAGGCACTGTATGAAGTCGGGGGTCAATATAGACGGAATATGTAA
- a CDS encoding TetR/AcrR family transcriptional regulator has product MKKREVITSVKDEKLIEKRREQMIKGAVTLFKEKGFHRTTTREIARAAGFSIGTLYEYIRQKEDVLYLVCDRIYDEVHIRLEENLDTKQGTIESLKRAIENYFYVMDDMQDEVLVMYQEVKSLSKDALPYVLKKEIEMVGMFKNIIECCVRNGELNLSKEESELIAHNIFVQGQMWGFRRWVLQKLYTIDEYIELQTKIILQGVGE; this is encoded by the coding sequence ATGAAGAAACGAGAAGTTATTACATCTGTTAAGGATGAAAAATTAATTGAAAAACGCAGAGAGCAAATGATTAAGGGTGCAGTAACCCTTTTTAAAGAAAAAGGGTTTCACCGGACAACAACAAGAGAAATTGCCCGTGCCGCAGGGTTTAGTATCGGCACTTTATATGAGTACATCCGCCAAAAAGAGGATGTGCTTTACTTAGTCTGTGACAGAATTTACGACGAAGTTCACATTCGTCTTGAGGAAAATCTCGATACAAAGCAAGGAACAATTGAAAGCTTAAAAAGGGCAATTGAAAATTACTTTTACGTCATGGATGACATGCAGGATGAAGTTCTTGTCATGTACCAGGAAGTAAAATCGCTTTCAAAGGATGCTCTTCCATATGTGTTAAAAAAAGAAATTGAAATGGTGGGAATGTTTAAAAACATTATTGAATGCTGTGTGCGAAATGGGGAGCTTAATCTTTCAAAGGAAGAATCCGAATTAATTGCTCATAATATCTTTGTGCAAGGTCAAATGTGGGGGTTTCGCAGATGGGTACTCCAAAAACTATACACAATTGACGAATATATTGAATTGCAGACAAAGATCATTTTACAAGGAGTAGGGGAGTAA
- a CDS encoding acyl-CoA dehydrogenase — MYFKLSEEHEMLRKTVRDFARKEVEPTAAERDEQERFDMSIFKKMANLGLTGIPWPEEYGGIGSDYLAYVIAVEELSRVCASTGVTLSAHTSLAGWPLYKFGTEEQKQKYLTPLALGEKIGAYGLTEPSSGSDAGGMRTHAREEGGHYVLNGSKIFITNGGIADLYIVFAITDPSSKHKGTTAFIIEKDFEGFSVGKKESKLGIRSSPTTEIIFEECKVPKENILGQIGEGFKVAMMTLDGGRNGIAAQAVGIAQGALDAAVAYAKEREQFGKPIAAQQGISFKLADMATSIEAARLLTYQAAWLESQGLPYGKESAMSKLFAGDTAMKVTTEAVQVFGGYGYTKDYPVERYMRDAKITQIYEGTQEIQRLVISRMLTK, encoded by the coding sequence ATGTACTTTAAGCTGTCGGAAGAACATGAAATGTTAAGAAAAACAGTTAGGGATTTTGCCAGAAAAGAAGTTGAACCAACAGCAGCTGAACGAGATGAGCAAGAACGATTTGATATGAGCATCTTTAAGAAGATGGCTAATCTGGGCTTAACAGGAATTCCTTGGCCGGAGGAATACGGCGGAATCGGCAGTGATTATTTAGCCTATGTTATCGCAGTTGAAGAGCTATCCAGGGTATGTGCATCAACAGGTGTCACGCTGTCTGCCCACACATCACTAGCAGGCTGGCCATTATATAAATTTGGCACAGAGGAACAAAAACAGAAATATTTAACACCATTGGCACTTGGAGAAAAAATTGGTGCTTACGGATTAACTGAGCCTAGTTCAGGATCTGATGCAGGCGGAATGCGCACACATGCAAGAGAAGAAGGAGGTCACTATGTATTAAATGGATCAAAGATCTTTATTACAAATGGAGGAATTGCCGACCTTTATATCGTTTTTGCCATAACTGACCCTTCAAGTAAACATAAAGGCACAACAGCTTTTATCATTGAAAAAGACTTTGAAGGCTTCTCTGTTGGAAAAAAAGAAAGCAAGCTGGGCATTCGTTCATCACCAACAACAGAAATTATTTTTGAAGAATGCAAGGTGCCTAAGGAAAATATTTTAGGTCAAATAGGTGAAGGCTTTAAAGTCGCGATGATGACATTAGATGGCGGAAGAAACGGAATCGCTGCACAGGCAGTTGGGATTGCTCAAGGTGCACTTGATGCAGCAGTTGCTTATGCTAAGGAGCGGGAACAATTCGGCAAGCCCATTGCTGCACAGCAAGGAATTAGCTTCAAGCTGGCTGATATGGCCACTAGCATTGAAGCAGCACGTCTATTAACCTATCAAGCAGCATGGCTGGAATCACAGGGTCTGCCTTATGGGAAGGAGTCTGCAATGTCAAAGCTCTTTGCAGGAGATACAGCCATGAAGGTCACAACAGAGGCTGTCCAAGTATTCGGCGGCTATGGCTATACAAAAGACTACCCTGTTGAACGATACATGAGAGATGCAAAAATCACACAAATCTATGAAGGAACCCAGGAAATCCAACGACTGGTTATTTCTAGAATGCTAACGAAATAG
- a CDS encoding acyl-CoA dehydrogenase: MNLVLTEEQMMLRKMVRDFAKTEVEPFVEQMEKGVFPRALIDKMAELGLMGIPVSSKYDGADMDFTSYMMVIHELAKVSATLAVILSVHTSVGTYPILSFGTEKQKEKYVKKLARGEHLGAFCLTEPSSGSDAASMKTKAVKKGSFYVLNGSKVFITNGGEADTYIVFARTGDGKASTDISAFIIEKGTPGLIIGKDEHKMGLSGSKTVQLHFEDAKVPSENLLGKEGEGFRIAMANLDGGRIGIAAQALGIAEAALDKATQYACERRQFGKPISAQQGIAFKLADMATNVEAAKLLVYQAAWLKDQGLPCGKQAAMAKLFASKTAMDVTTEAIQVFGGYGYTKDYPVERYFRDAKVCEIYEGTSEIQRIVISKHLLK, encoded by the coding sequence ATGAATCTAGTGTTAACAGAAGAACAAATGATGTTGCGAAAAATGGTGCGTGATTTTGCGAAAACTGAAGTAGAGCCGTTTGTAGAGCAGATGGAAAAAGGGGTATTTCCTAGAGCTCTTATTGACAAAATGGCGGAATTGGGGCTGATGGGGATTCCGGTTTCAAGCAAATATGATGGAGCTGATATGGATTTTACCTCCTATATGATGGTTATTCATGAATTAGCAAAGGTAAGTGCAACACTGGCCGTTATTTTATCTGTTCATACATCAGTTGGAACCTATCCAATCCTGTCGTTTGGAACGGAAAAGCAAAAAGAAAAGTACGTAAAAAAGCTGGCAAGAGGTGAGCATCTAGGTGCCTTTTGCTTAACAGAGCCGAGCTCAGGCTCTGATGCAGCCAGCATGAAAACAAAGGCCGTCAAAAAGGGCTCATTTTATGTGCTGAATGGATCAAAGGTGTTCATTACAAATGGAGGGGAAGCAGATACGTATATCGTATTTGCCAGAACAGGAGATGGAAAAGCAAGTACTGATATTTCGGCCTTTATTATTGAAAAAGGTACACCGGGTTTAATCATCGGTAAGGATGAACACAAAATGGGCTTAAGTGGCTCAAAAACGGTTCAGCTCCATTTTGAAGATGCAAAGGTTCCAAGTGAAAATCTTCTCGGCAAGGAAGGGGAAGGCTTCAGGATAGCGATGGCTAACCTTGACGGTGGAAGAATCGGTATTGCCGCACAGGCATTGGGTATTGCTGAAGCTGCACTTGATAAGGCAACACAATATGCTTGCGAACGAAGACAATTTGGCAAGCCAATCTCGGCTCAGCAGGGAATTGCTTTTAAGCTTGCTGATATGGCAACAAATGTCGAAGCAGCAAAGCTATTAGTCTATCAAGCCGCATGGCTAAAAGATCAAGGACTACCTTGTGGCAAACAGGCGGCAATGGCTAAATTATTTGCTTCTAAAACAGCAATGGATGTCACAACTGAAGCCATACAGGTGTTTGGAGGCTACGGCTATACAAAGGATTACCCTGTTGAACGATATTTCCGTGATGCGAAAGTGTGTGAAATCTATGAAGGAACAAGTGAAATCCAGCGAATTGTCATAAGTAAGCATCTATTAAAATAA
- a CDS encoding 3-hydroxybutyryl-CoA dehydrogenase: protein MTIQTIMVIGAGQMGSGIAQVCAMAGFEVILHDLNGEIAQKGLNSIKKQLQKQVEKEKLTNSKKEEIIQRLTPSTTLENAKEADLIIEAIIEKMEAKTSLFEKLDQLAGEQAILATNTSSLPITEIAAATTRPDRVIGMHFMNPVPVMKLVEIIRGLATTDEVYEQIEAVTRKLNKTPVEVQDFPGFVSNRILMPMINEAIFTVYEGVAEPEAVDEVMKLGMNHPMGPLTLADFIGLDTCLYIMETLHEGFGDDKYRPCPLLRKYVKAGWLGRKSGRGFYQYS, encoded by the coding sequence ATGACAATTCAAACAATTATGGTAATAGGTGCAGGGCAAATGGGCTCAGGTATTGCCCAAGTATGTGCAATGGCAGGCTTTGAGGTTATTCTACATGATCTAAACGGAGAAATTGCCCAAAAGGGGCTTAACTCCATTAAAAAACAACTTCAAAAACAGGTCGAAAAAGAAAAGCTGACTAACTCAAAAAAAGAGGAAATCATTCAAAGGCTTACTCCTTCCACGACGCTTGAAAATGCGAAAGAAGCAGATCTTATTATAGAAGCTATCATCGAAAAGATGGAAGCAAAAACTAGTTTGTTTGAAAAACTGGATCAGTTGGCAGGCGAACAGGCGATTTTAGCCACAAACACATCATCACTACCAATCACAGAAATTGCTGCCGCAACAACCAGACCTGATCGTGTCATCGGCATGCACTTTATGAACCCTGTTCCGGTCATGAAGCTGGTTGAAATTATTCGGGGATTGGCAACAACAGACGAGGTGTATGAGCAAATAGAAGCTGTGACAAGGAAACTAAATAAAACACCTGTTGAAGTTCAAGACTTCCCGGGATTTGTATCAAACCGTATTTTAATGCCAATGATTAATGAGGCGATTTTTACAGTCTACGAAGGTGTAGCAGAGCCGGAAGCAGTTGATGAAGTCATGAAGCTTGGGATGAATCATCCGATGGGACCACTGACATTAGCGGATTTTATTGGCTTGGATACGTGCCTGTACATTATGGAAACTCTTCACGAAGGTTTTGGTGATGACAAATACAGACCATGTCCATTACTAAGAAAATACGTAAAGGCAGGTTGGCTCGGTCGAAAATCCGGCAGAGGCTTTTATCAGTATTCGTAA